The genomic segment CGTCGGAGACGGCCACCGGCACCAGCGCGAGGCGCTTCACCGGAACCGCGATCCGCTCGCGGGCGGTGCCGTGGCTGAGATGGACCATCACCCGGTCGCCGACGGAGAAACCCTCGGCACCGGGGCCCAAAGCCTCGATCACGCCGCAGGCCTCACCGCCGGGGGAGAACGGCAGTTCGGGCTTCACCTGATAGCGGCCGGCGATGATGAGCGTGTCGAAGAAGTTCAACGCCGCGACCCGCACCCGAACCAGTGCCTCGCCGGGGCCCGCCACCGGATCGGGCAGGTCCTCGATGCCGAGATCCTCCGGCCCACCGAGCCGGCTGCACACCAGGGCCTTCATATCAGCGCCGTCTCCCTCAGATCGCCGGTCGTGCCAGATCCCCACGCCCGGCAGGTGGGAGCGGGATCGGTGCCGTGTTGAGCCACGGTCATGCCCGCTCGCACGCCGTGAGCGCAAGATATCGAGCGCAAGACGTTCAGGCCCGCTCGTAGGTCCCCGTCAGCATGCCTTTGGCGATCACGTTGTCCCGGAGCGCGTCGAGCAGGGCGCCGCGGCCCGGCGAGGCGGGCAGTTCGGCGGGGCGGGCCAGCGCGAAGACTTGGAACAGGTAGTGGTGCGGGCCGTGGCCGGTCGGCGGATCCGGCGGCAGCCACCCGTCCTTCTGGAACGAGTTGCGGCCCAGATCGTGCGGGCTACCCTCGCCCGCCGGGCTCGCGAACGCCCCCTCGGGGACGTTTTGGGCCTCCGGGCGCAGGTTCCAGGCGATGAGGTGGACGAAGGGGTGCGAGGAGGGCGCGTCCGGATCCTCCACGAACAGGACGAGCGCCGCGGCCCCGTCGGGCACGCCGGCAATGGCGAGCGGCGGCGAGAGCCCATCGCCGTCCGCGGTGTAGCGGGCGGGGATCGGCGCGGTGTCGGCGAATGCCTCGCTCGTCACCCGGAGCGTGGCGGGGGCCTCCGCCGCGACCGTGTGGAACGCGGCCTTCTCCGCGCCGGCCCTGAGGCCGGAGAGCGCCTGACCGATGGCGTGCGGCAGCTTTTCGAGCATCGGTGAGGGTCTCCGCTTGTCCTGCGAAAAACCCTCAACGAACACCCGCCCGCTTCGTTCAGGCGGGGCGGTGCGCTGCCACCATGTAGTTCACCCCCGTGTCGCGGCTCGCGCGCCAGGAATCGTTGAGCGGATTGTAGACCACACCGGTCGTGTCGGTGACGGTGAGGCCGCCCGCCGTGATGTCGGCGGACAGCTCGCGCGGCGTCACGAACTTCTCCCAATCGTGGGTGCCCCGCGGCAGCCAACGCAGGACATATTCGGCGCCGACGATGGCGAGCGCGAAGGAGCGCATCGTCCGGTTGATGGTGGCGGCAAACAGCAGGCCGCCGGGCTTCACCGTCGTGCAGCACGCGCGCAGAAAGCCTGCGCGGTCGGAGACGTGCTCGACCACCTCCATGGCGAGCACGATGTCGAAGCGTTCGCCGCGGGCGGCCACCGCCTCGATGGTCTCGTCGCGGTAATCGATGGTGAGGCCTTCCGCTTCCGCATGGGCGCGCGCGGCCGCGATGTTGCCGGTCGCCGGGTCGAGGCCCGTCACCGTCGCGCCGAGCCGGGCCAGGGGCTCCGACAGAACGCCGCCGCCGCAGCCGATATCGATGACGCTGAGCCCTTCGAGGGGAAAGGGAGCGGCCGGGTCGCGCTCGAAGATGCGGCAGGCCTCGTCGCGGATGTAACCGACCCGGACGGGATTGAACTTGTGCAGAACCGCCATCGGCCCGCGCTCGTCCCACCAGCGCGCGGCCAAGGCGTCGAAGCGCGCTACTTCGTCCCGATCGATCGAGGCACCCGTCATCCGGCTCACTTTCGCATCGTTTGAACCTGTGGCAGCGCAACCGCTTGAACGCGATTGCGCTGTTTTCCAGCTGGCCTCAAGCGCCGGCGGCCGCCTCCGCGGCCTCGGCTCTCGCTCCGCTTTTGTGTCCGAGCGACCGTTCCGGTCCTCGAACCCGCTCCGCGGGGCGCTCTTCGCGCCCGGAATGAAGCGCCATCGCGCTTCGAGCGATGCCGCTGGTCCTGCCGTCCGATTGACACGGCCGGGGGCCCTTGTACCCGCCGGTCGCATCCCCGGTACAGCCGCGCCGTGTTGTTTTCCGTGTGACGCGGCGCGCCGGCCTCACGGCCGGCACCGTAGGGACAAGATGAGCAGACCGGACGCGACATGCCCCGTTTGGTGATGAAATTCGGCGGCACCTCCGTCGCCAATGTCGACCGCATCCGCAACGTGGCGCGCCACGTCGCCCGCGAGGTCGCGGCCGGCTACGAGGTCGCGGTCGTGGTCTCGGCGATGTCGGGCAAGACCAACGAGCTGGTCGGCTGGGTCAAGGACGCCGACCCGCTCTACGGCGCGGCGGAGTACGACACGGTCGTGGCCTCGGGCGAGCAGGTCACCTCGGGGTTGCTGGCCATCGCGCTCAACAAGGACGGGATCAAGGCCCGCTCCTGGCAGGGCTGGCAGATCCCGATCCACACCTCAGACGCGCATGGCTCAGCCCGGATCGAGGGCATCGATCCGAAAAATCTCGACGAGAGCTTCAAGCGCGGCGAGGTCGCCGTCATCTCCGGCTTCCAGGGCGTGAATCCGCAGACCGGCCGGATCGCGACGCTGGGACGCGGCGGCTCGGACACGTCGGCGGTGGCCATCGCCGCCGCCATCGGCGCGGAGCGCTGCGACATCTACACCGACGTGGACGGGGTCTACACCACCGATCCCCGCGTGGTGCCCAAGGCCCAGCGCATGGAGCGCGTGACCTTCGAGGAGATGCTGGAGATGGCGTCCTTGGGCGCCAAGGTGCTCCAGGTGCGCTCCGTCGAGCTCGCCATGGTGCACCGGGTGCCGACCACGGTGCGCTCCTCCTTCGATCCCCCCGATGCCGCGCGGCCGGGCACCCTCATCTGCGACGAGGACCAAATCGTGGAACAGCAGATCATCACCGGCATCGCCTTCTCGAAGGACGAGGCGCAGATCACCCTGCGCGCCGTGAAGGACAGCCCCGGCATCGCCGCAGCGATCTTCGGACCGCTGGCGGATGCCAACATCAATGTCGACATGATCATCCAGACCGTGTCCGGCGATCAATCGACCACCGACATGACCTTCACCGTGCCGGCTGCCGATTACGAGCGCTCCCGCGCCATCCTCGACGCCCAGCGCGACACGATCCAGTTCGGCCAGATCGAGGGCGCCACCGACGTGGTCAAGGTCTCGGCGATCGGCGTCGGCATGCGCTCGCATGCGGGCGTTGCAGCCAAGGCCTTCCGGGCGCTGGCGCAGAAGGGTATCAACATTCGCGCGATCACCACCTCCGAGATCAAGTTCTCGGTCCTGATCGACGCCGCCTACACGGAGCTTGCCGTCCGTACGCTCCACTCGCTATACGGCCTCGACCAGGCCTGACCGTTCCCGTCGGCGTCGGCCCCACGGCTCTCAAGCCAGGGTTGCGCCGGCCGACCCGGATTGACGACACGATGCCCGCTGCGCCCGGAGGCCCGCGCCTGCTGCTGCGCCGGCTCCGCGAAGCCATGGCGGAGCCGGTCAGTCCGCAGCAGCGTCTCGACCGGATCGTCGTCCTCATCGCGGCGAACGTGATCGCCGAGGTGTGCTCGGTCTATGTGGTGCGCGATGACAACACCCTCGAACTGTTTGCAACCGAGGGTCTGAACCGCGACGCGGTTCACATCACCCGCATGCGCGCCGACGAGGGCCTCGTCGGCCTGATCGCCAAGACGGCCGAGCCGCTGGCGCTGTCCGACGCGCAGTCGCACCCCTCGTTCTCGTATCGGCCGGAAACGGGCGAGGAGATCTACCACGCCTTCCTCGGCGTGCCGCTGCTGCGGGCCGGGAATACGCTCGGCGTGCTGGTGGTCCAGAACAAGACCTACCGCGTCTATTCCGAGGAGGAGATCGAGGCGCTCCAGACCACTGCCATGGTGCTGGCCGAGCTGATCGCTTCGGGTGAACTCCAGGCGCTGTCGCCCGGCGCCGGCACCGCCGCGCGCCGTCCGGTGAGCCAGCGCGGCGTCGCGCTCGCCGACGGGATCGGCCTCGGACACGTCGTGCTGCACGAGCCGCGCATCGTCGTGAAGACGCTGATCGCCGAGAACGTCGAGCGCGAGATGGAGCGGCTGGAGGCGGCGATCGAGGACGTGCGCTCGGCCATCGACGAGTTGGTCGAGCGCGGCGACGGCATCGGCTCGGGCGAATCCCGCGAGATCCTCGAGACGGTGCGGATGTTTGCCCATGACAAGGGCTGGCTGCGGCGGATGCGCGAGGCGGTGCAGTCCGGTCTCACCGCGGAGGCTGCGGTTGAGCGGGTGCAGTCGGACAACCGTGCCCGGATGCTGCGCCAGAGCGACCCTTACCTGCGCGACCGCCTCCACGATCTCGACGACCTCGCCAACCGCCTGCTGCGCCGCCTCGTCGGCCAGGAGAGCCAGAACGGCGACGGCCTGCCGGAGAACGCGATCCTGGTCGCCCGCTCCATGGGCCCGGCGGCACTCCTCGACTACGACCGGGCTCGCTTACGCGGCGTGGTGCTGGAGGAGGGCGGGCCGACGAGCCACATCGCCATCGTCGCCCGCGCGCTCGGCATCCCGGCGGTCGGCGAGATCGCCAACGCCACGAGCCTGTGCGATTCCGGCGACGCGATCATCGTCGATGGCCTGTCGGGCGAGGTGCAGATCCGGCCGACCCCAGAGGTCGAGGCGTCCTATGCTGAGATGGTGCGCCTGCGCGCCCGGCGGCAGGAGCAGTACCGGGCGCTGCGCGACGTGCCCGCCGTCACCCGCGACGGCGTGAAGATCGGCCTGCACCTCAATGCCGGCCTGCTCGTCGATCTGACGCATCTGCACGAGACCGGGGCGGAGGGCGTCGGCCTGTTCCGCACCGAGCTGCAATTCATGATCGCCGAGCGGATGCCCTCGGCCGCCGAACAGCAGACGCTCTACGAGGCGGTCTATTCGGCCACCGGCGACCTGCCGGTCACGATCCGCACCCTCGACATCGGCGGCGACAAGATCCTCCCCTACATGCCGGCGCTGGAGGAGGAGAACCCGGCGCTCGGCTGGCGGGCGATCCGCATCGGCCTCGACCGGCCGGCTTTGCTGCGGGTGCAGTTGCGGGCGCTGCTCAAGGCGGCGGCGGGGCGACCGATCAAGATCATGTTCCCGATGGTCGCCACCGTCGAGGAGTTCATCCGCGCCCGCGACATCGTCGAGCGCGAGAAGGCGCACTTACGCCGCCACGGCTACGCCTTGCCGAGCGATTGCCGCCTCGGCGCGATGGTCGAGGTGCCCTCGCTGCTGTTCCAGATCGACGAGATCGCCCGCGAGGCGGATTTTCTGTCGGTCGGCTCGAACGACCTGATGCAGTTCCTGTTCGCCGTCGATCGCGAGAACCGGCGCGTGGCCAACCGCTTCGATCCCCTGTGCGGGGCGGCGATGCGCGCCTTCCGCCTCATCGCCGAGCGCTCCGCGGCGCAGGGCTGCCCGGCGACCGTCTGCGGCGAGATCGGCGGCCGGCCGTTGGAGGCGCTGGCGCTGATCGGCTTAGGCTTTCGCGATTTCTCGATGTCGCCGGCCTCGATCGGCCCGGTCAAGGCGATGGTGCTCTCCGCCGATACCGCCGAGGTCGCGGCGTTGATCCAGTCCGAGCTGACCCGGGTGACCGACGGCGCCTCGGTCCGGCCCGCCCTGGCCGCCTATGCCAAGGCGAACGGCGTGCCGATTTAGGTTCGCGGCGACCGACATCGGCCCCAGCCTGCGAGAGGAAAACGGGTGGATTGGCAGGTGCACTGGCTGGAGGCCGAGGGCGACCTCGCGCCCTGGCGCGAGCGGATCGCAGCGGAGATCGAGCTCGCCCGGACCGCCGTGGCGGGCGTCCTGCCGCCGTTCCGGCTGGACATCCTCGTGGAGCGTGTGACCGGCGCGGTCATCCCGGAGGTCGGAACGGCCGGCCGCGCCTACAGGCCGAGCCTTTGCGGGCTCACGGTCGATCCGCTCAACCCGAACTTCGCGGCGAGCCTCGACACCGGCGACATCCGGCGGACGATCGCGCATGAGGTGCATCACTGCCGTCGCTTTGCCGGGCCCGGATACGGCCGAACGCTGGGTGAGGCGATCGTCAGCGAGGGATTGGCCGGACAGTTCGCCGGGACGCTCTTCGCGGCGCCCCCCGAGCCCTGGGAATGCGCCCTGGACGACGCGGCCCTGCGGGCCCATCTTCCGAGTGCGGCGGAACTTCAGGCACCCAATCACGATCACGCCGGCTGGTTCTTCGGAGCCGGCGGCCGTCATCCGTGCTGGCTCGGATACACCCTCGGCTACCGGATCGTCGGCGACTGGCTCGCTGCCAACCCTGAGTCCGATGGCGCGACCTGGGTGAACGTGCCGGCGGAGGCCGTGCTGGCGTCCTCGCCGTGGTCCGCTGCGGCGTGAGTGGCCCTTGAACGACCCGGATGCGCGGCCGGCCAGACCCGGCGCATCTTCCCTCCCGGTCGCCGCACGGGTAACGGGTGCCGGTCGGACCGCCATGAACGTTGTCGTTCCGGCGAGCCCACCGAAGCGGCCGTGCGATCCGCCCCGTCCCCTTCCGATTTGACGCGCACCATCGACGAGTATCCTTACAGGCGATGACCCCCATTCCTTCCGATCGCCTCGACGCCATCCTGGCGCGGCACGACATCGTCACGGCGCAACTCGCCGACGGGTCGGCCGATGCCGGGAGCATCGTGCAACTCTCCCGCGAATTGTCCGAACTCGACGGCGTCGTGGCCGCGATCCATCATTACCGGCTGGCCGAGGCCAACCTGGCCGGCATCCGGGCGATGATCGACGAGCCGGGCGGCGATCCGGAGATGCGCGCGCTCGCCGCCGAGGAGAAGCCGGAAGCCGAGGAGGCGCTCGAACAGGCCCACCGCGCGCTGCAACTGATCCTGCTGCCGAAGGATGCCGCCGACGAGAAGAGCGCGATCCTCGAAATCCGCGCCGGCACCGGCGGTGACGAGGCGGCCCTGTTCGCGGGCGACCTGTTCCGCATGTACGCGCGCTACGCCGAGTCGAAGGGCTGGCGCGTCGAGGTGATCTCGGAGAGCGAGGGCACGGCCGGCGGCTATCGCGAGGTCGTGGCCGAGGTGAAGGGCCGCAGCGTGTTCTCGCGCCTCAAGTTCGAGAGCGGGGCCCACCGCGTCCAGCGCGTGCCCGACACCGAGACGCAGGGACGAATCCACACTTCCGCCGCCACGGTTGCGGTGCTGCCCGAGGCGGAAGAGGTCGACATCGTCGTCAACGAGGCCGACCTGAAGATCGACACCATGCGGGCGCAGGGCGCGGGCGGCCAGCACGTCAACAAGACGGAATCGGCGATCCGCATCACGCATATTCCGACTGGCGTGGTGGTGTTCGTCCAGGAGGAGCGCTCGCAGCACAAGAACCGCGCCAGGGCGATGTCCCTCCTGCGCTCGAAGCTGTTCGACGCCGAGCGCACCGCCAAGGATTCGGCACGGGCCGCCGACCGAAAGGCGCAGGTCGGCTCCGGCGACCGCTCGGAGCGCATCCGCACCTACAATTTCCCGCAAGGCCGCGTCACCGACCACCGCATCAACCTGACCCTCTACAAGCTCGAGGAGGTCATGGCCGGCCAGGCGCTCGACGAGGTGATCGACGCCCTGGTGACCGAGCATCAGGCGGAGTTGCTGGCCGCCGAGGGAATGGCGTGAGGGTTGGGGCCGGCATGAGCCCCAGCTTAGCACCGACGCTTCCCCGCGAAGCCGCCCTGCGTCATCTCGTCCGGACCTTCGAAGAGGCCGGCCTACCGAACGCGCGTTCGGACGCGCGCTTCCTCCTGCTGCACACCCTCTCGCTCACCCCCCTCGGCCTCACGCTGCGCGGGCGCGAACCGCTCGGTGCGGCCGGGGCGGAGGCGCTCCGGCAGGCGGCCGAGCGGCGGCTCGCGGGCGAGCCGGTGGCGCGGATCCTCGGCGCCTGGGAGTTCTGGGGGCTGTCCTTCGCCCTCGGCCCGGAAACGCTGGTGCCGCGGCCCGACACGGAGAGCGTCGTGGAGACGGCACTCCGCCTGTTGCCGGAGCGCGAGCGGCCGCTGCGCCTGATCGATCTCGGCACCGGCTCCGGCTGCATCCTCGTGGCTCTGCTACACGAGCGGCCGGGCGCGCTCGGCATCGGCCTCGACCGGTCGGCGGCGGCGCTGGCGATCGCCCGCCGGAACGCGGCGGCGAACGGTGTCGCCGATCGGGCCGCCTTCCTGTGCGGCTCCTGGCTCGATGCGCTGGAGGGGCCATTCGACCTCATCGTCTCGAACCCGCCCTACATCGCCGCCCCCGTCATCGCGACGCTCGAACCGGAGGTTCGCCTGCACGATCCGCAGGCGGCCCTCGACGGAGGAGCCGACGGCCTCGACGCCTACCGGGCGATTCTCGCGGATGTCGCGCGGCGGCCGGGTCTGCTCTCGGCGCAGGGCGCGCTCGTGCTGGAGATCGGCTACGATCAAGCAAATGCCCTGACCCGTCTCGCGCAGGAGGCGGGATTCGAGGATATCGGCGTCGGCCGGGATCTCGCGGGCAACGACCGGGTCGTCACGCTTCGGCCATCCTTGGCGGGCAGGTGACGGATCGAGGAAGCGGATTTCGCGCCGGGCCGCGACGCGAATGGCCGATAAACCTGCACAATTCCGGCATAAGCCGCCTTGGCCACGAAAAAATGCTTGTTGTCGAGGGCGTCAGTCACTAGCTTAGAGATGCAGGCCGCCAATGGTCCGTTGAGCGTCTCTCACAAAACTCCCGCTGCGCCCCACAGGCCAAAGGGAGCTCCCGAGAACCGGGAGTTTTGTGAGGCACTCTTTTAAACGGTATCGGCAGGATCGGTTTTGACCGCGTCCTCCGGCTTCGGACGGTCTTCCCATCATCGAGCGGACGCGCTCCGGCAGTCGCGGCTAGGCTCGGTGATATCGAACCTGACAGTCGAGGGATGTCTCGCGGCGCGCCAAAACCGAGCGCAGCCACCAGACGAGCGGCAAACATCGCGGAATGAAGCGCGGTCGGGCGCCTTGCGCCCGGCTCGCCCTGTCCGCGAGCCAAGCTCCAGCACTGTCAGTCACGCTGAGCGACAGGTAACGAGGGTCAATCGAGGCCGATGAGACCAAACCAGAATCGACGGATGCGGGGTCGCAATCGGCCCAAGGGTCCGAATCCGCTGACGCGCTCTTACGAGTCGAACGGTCCCGACGTCAAAATCCGCGGCACCGCTCAGCATATCGCCGACAAGTACGCACAGTTGGCGCGCGACGCCCTTGCGAGCGGCGATCCGGTGGCTGCCGAGAACTACTTCCAGCACGGCGAGCACTATTTCCGGATCATCACCGGCGCTCAGGAGCCCGGCCGTCCGCAGGTCACGCAGGGCTATGCCCGCAACGGCTTCGACGAGGACGAGGAAGGCGACGACGAGACCGTTCAGGGCCAGGGCGCCGAGGGCGGTCGCCAGGGGCTCGGCTACGGCACCGACGAGTACGGCGACCCGACGCAGCAGCCGCAGCCGTTCGAGCGTCACGACTTCGACGGCCGTCCCCAGCGCAACGACCGGAACCAGCGCTTCCAGCCCCGCGAACAGGGCCGGGACCGCAACGATCGCAACGACCGGGGTCAGCGCTTCGAGGGCAACCGGCCGGATTACAACCGCGGCGAGCCGCGGCAGGACTTCCGTCAGGATCGCCAAGATCGACCTGATCGCCAAGACCGGCCTGACCGCCAAGACCGGCAGGATCGGCCCGAGCGTCAGGATCGTCAGGACTATCCCCGTCAGGAC from the Methylorubrum extorquens genome contains:
- the ptsP gene encoding phosphoenolpyruvate-protein phosphotransferase (Evidence 2a : Function from experimental evidences in other organisms; PubMedId : 11287431; Product type e : enzyme) → MPAAPGGPRLLLRRLREAMAEPVSPQQRLDRIVVLIAANVIAEVCSVYVVRDDNTLELFATEGLNRDAVHITRMRADEGLVGLIAKTAEPLALSDAQSHPSFSYRPETGEEIYHAFLGVPLLRAGNTLGVLVVQNKTYRVYSEEEIEALQTTAMVLAELIASGELQALSPGAGTAARRPVSQRGVALADGIGLGHVVLHEPRIVVKTLIAENVEREMERLEAAIEDVRSAIDELVERGDGIGSGESREILETVRMFAHDKGWLRRMREAVQSGLTAEAAVERVQSDNRARMLRQSDPYLRDRLHDLDDLANRLLRRLVGQESQNGDGLPENAILVARSMGPAALLDYDRARLRGVVLEEGGPTSHIAIVARALGIPAVGEIANATSLCDSGDAIIVDGLSGEVQIRPTPEVEASYAEMVRLRARRQEQYRALRDVPAVTRDGVKIGLHLNAGLLVDLTHLHETGAEGVGLFRTELQFMIAERMPSAAEQQTLYEAVYSATGDLPVTIRTLDIGGDKILPYMPALEEENPALGWRAIRIGLDRPALLRVQLRALLKAAAGRPIKIMFPMVATVEEFIRARDIVEREKAHLRRHGYALPSDCRLGAMVEVPSLLFQIDEIAREADFLSVGSNDLMQFLFAVDRENRRVANRFDPLCGAAMRAFRLIAERSAAQGCPATVCGEIGGRPLEALALIGLGFRDFSMSPASIGPVKAMVLSADTAEVAALIQSELTRVTDGASVRPALAAYAKANGVPI
- the ask gene encoding aspartate kinase (Evidence 2a : Function from experimental evidences in other organisms; PubMedId : 11287431, 8100567; Product type e : enzyme); this translates as MPRLVMKFGGTSVANVDRIRNVARHVAREVAAGYEVAVVVSAMSGKTNELVGWVKDADPLYGAAEYDTVVASGEQVTSGLLAIALNKDGIKARSWQGWQIPIHTSDAHGSARIEGIDPKNLDESFKRGEVAVISGFQGVNPQTGRIATLGRGGSDTSAVAIAAAIGAERCDIYTDVDGVYTTDPRVVPKAQRMERVTFEEMLEMASLGAKVLQVRSVELAMVHRVPTTVRSSFDPPDAARPGTLICDEDQIVEQQIITGIAFSKDEAQITLRAVKDSPGIAAAIFGPLADANINVDMIIQTVSGDQSTTDMTFTVPAADYERSRAILDAQRDTIQFGQIEGATDVVKVSAIGVGMRSHAGVAAKAFRALAQKGINIRAITTSEIKFSVLIDAAYTELAVRTLHSLYGLDQA
- a CDS encoding conserved protein of unknown function (Evidence 4 : Unknown function but conserved in other organisms), with product MDWQVHWLEAEGDLAPWRERIAAEIELARTAVAGVLPPFRLDILVERVTGAVIPEVGTAGRAYRPSLCGLTVDPLNPNFAASLDTGDIRRTIAHEVHHCRRFAGPGYGRTLGEAIVSEGLAGQFAGTLFAAPPEPWECALDDAALRAHLPSAAELQAPNHDHAGWFFGAGGRHPCWLGYTLGYRIVGDWLAANPESDGATWVNVPAEAVLASSPWSAAA
- a CDS encoding exported protein of unknown function (Evidence 5 : Unknown function); the protein is MNLWQRNRLNAIALFSSWPQAPAAASAASALAPLLCPSDRSGPRTRSAGRSSRPE
- a CDS encoding conserved protein of unknown function (Evidence 4 : Unknown function but conserved in other organisms), which translates into the protein MLEKLPHAIGQALSGLRAGAEKAAFHTVAAEAPATLRVTSEAFADTAPIPARYTADGDGLSPPLAIAGVPDGAAALVLFVEDPDAPSSHPFVHLIAWNLRPEAQNVPEGAFASPAGEGSPHDLGRNSFQKDGWLPPDPPTGHGPHHYLFQVFALARPAELPASPGRGALLDALRDNVIAKGMLTGTYERA
- a CDS encoding conserved protein of unknown function (Evidence 4 : Unknown function but conserved in other organisms) codes for the protein MRPNQNRRMRGRNRPKGPNPLTRSYESNGPDVKIRGTAQHIADKYAQLARDALASGDPVAAENYFQHGEHYFRIITGAQEPGRPQVTQGYARNGFDEDEEGDDETVQGQGAEGGRQGLGYGTDEYGDPTQQPQPFERHDFDGRPQRNDRNQRFQPREQGRDRNDRNDRGQRFEGNRPDYNRGEPRQDFRQDRQDRPDRQDRPDRQDRQDRPERQDRQDYPRQDGPRQDYRQDRRQDYRQDFGQQPQDGRENQGRDNQSREFQGREPQGRENRRDAGRFENGRNESPEAPRQEPRQESRQEPRQEPRQEPRQEPRQDTRAEPAARPETPQRPDSPAPRRGRGRASEASRAAAAEAADPSALPAFLMTATRNPTPPPSPEAPVARAAPEPREAAPGPEVPSSAEDAPAPKPRRRRTRYKGPEDEAAPEKTDTPDAAE
- the ubiG gene encoding ubiquinone biosynthesis O-methyltransferase (Evidence 2b : Function from indirect experimental evidences (e.g. phenotypes); PubMedId : 16926146; Product type e : enzyme); translated protein: MTGASIDRDEVARFDALAARWWDERGPMAVLHKFNPVRVGYIRDEACRIFERDPAAPFPLEGLSVIDIGCGGGVLSEPLARLGATVTGLDPATGNIAAARAHAEAEGLTIDYRDETIEAVAARGERFDIVLAMEVVEHVSDRAGFLRACCTTVKPGGLLFAATINRTMRSFALAIVGAEYVLRWLPRGTHDWEKFVTPRELSADITAGGLTVTDTTGVVYNPLNDSWRASRDTGVNYMVAAHRPA
- the prfA gene encoding peptide chain release factor 1 (Evidence 2a : Function from experimental evidences in other organisms; PubMedId : 11118225, 2548996, 3049538, 3889910, 7543480, 7883187; Product type f : factor), which produces MTPIPSDRLDAILARHDIVTAQLADGSADAGSIVQLSRELSELDGVVAAIHHYRLAEANLAGIRAMIDEPGGDPEMRALAAEEKPEAEEALEQAHRALQLILLPKDAADEKSAILEIRAGTGGDEAALFAGDLFRMYARYAESKGWRVEVISESEGTAGGYREVVAEVKGRSVFSRLKFESGAHRVQRVPDTETQGRIHTSAATVAVLPEAEEVDIVVNEADLKIDTMRAQGAGGQHVNKTESAIRITHIPTGVVVFVQEERSQHKNRARAMSLLRSKLFDAERTAKDSARAADRKAQVGSGDRSERIRTYNFPQGRVTDHRINLTLYKLEEVMAGQALDEVIDALVTEHQAELLAAEGMA
- the prmC gene encoding protein-(glutamine-N5) methyltransferase, release factor-specific (Evidence 2b : Function from indirect experimental evidences (e.g. phenotypes); Product type e : enzyme) — protein: MSPSLAPTLPREAALRHLVRTFEEAGLPNARSDARFLLLHTLSLTPLGLTLRGREPLGAAGAEALRQAAERRLAGEPVARILGAWEFWGLSFALGPETLVPRPDTESVVETALRLLPERERPLRLIDLGTGSGCILVALLHERPGALGIGLDRSAAALAIARRNAAANGVADRAAFLCGSWLDALEGPFDLIVSNPPYIAAPVIATLEPEVRLHDPQAALDGGADGLDAYRAILADVARRPGLLSAQGALVLEIGYDQANALTRLAQEAGFEDIGVGRDLAGNDRVVTLRPSLAGR